One Lacunisphaera limnophila DNA window includes the following coding sequences:
- the gndA gene encoding NADP-dependent phosphogluconate dehydrogenase: protein MAKTHSDIGLIGLAVMGQNLALNIADHGFQISVYNRTVEKTEKFVAENPSTPGGVVGTKTLEEFVQSLAKPRKAVILVQAGKATDAVIDGLAALFEPGDIIIDGGNALWTDTIRREKALKEKGLRFIGSGVSGGEEGARFGPALMPGGDREAYKELAPVWNAIAAKVDAKTGKPLTGAAPGKPIKGGVPCATYIGENGAGHYVKMVHNGIEYGDMQMICEAYALMQGLLGLKPAEMGAIFSEWNQGMLGSFLIEITADILKQKDPVTKKPFVDIVLDTAGQKGTGKWTSVNALDMGVPAPTIAESVFARCISAVKEERVAASKILKGPKKKYRGSKKALVQAIHDALYCSKICSYAQGFQLMRTAQQEYNWKLNFGEIAQIWRGGCIIRATFLQKITEAYARNPKLANLLLDAYFNKTVKKAQENWRKVVALAAECGVPAPTFSSALAYYDSYRSARLPANLLQGQRDYFGAHTYERTDKPRGKFFHIDWPEPTRPQLEA from the coding sequence ATGGCCAAAACCCACTCCGACATCGGACTCATCGGCCTCGCCGTGATGGGTCAGAATCTCGCCCTCAACATCGCCGACCACGGCTTCCAGATTTCGGTCTACAACCGCACCGTCGAGAAGACCGAGAAATTTGTCGCGGAAAACCCCTCCACCCCCGGCGGCGTGGTCGGCACCAAGACCCTCGAGGAGTTCGTCCAGTCGTTGGCTAAGCCCCGCAAGGCCGTCATCCTCGTCCAGGCCGGCAAGGCCACCGACGCCGTCATCGACGGCCTCGCCGCGCTCTTCGAGCCGGGTGACATCATCATCGACGGCGGCAACGCGCTCTGGACCGACACGATCCGCCGCGAGAAGGCGCTGAAGGAAAAGGGTCTCCGCTTCATCGGCTCCGGCGTGTCCGGCGGCGAGGAAGGCGCGCGCTTCGGCCCGGCCCTCATGCCCGGCGGCGACCGCGAGGCCTACAAGGAACTCGCCCCCGTGTGGAACGCGATCGCCGCGAAGGTCGACGCCAAGACCGGCAAGCCCCTCACCGGCGCCGCGCCCGGCAAGCCCATCAAGGGCGGCGTCCCCTGCGCCACCTACATCGGCGAGAACGGCGCGGGCCACTACGTCAAGATGGTCCACAACGGCATCGAGTACGGCGACATGCAGATGATCTGCGAAGCCTACGCGCTGATGCAGGGCCTCCTCGGCCTCAAGCCCGCCGAGATGGGCGCGATCTTCTCCGAGTGGAACCAGGGCATGCTCGGCTCCTTCCTCATCGAGATCACCGCCGACATCCTCAAGCAGAAGGACCCGGTCACGAAGAAACCCTTCGTCGACATCGTCCTCGACACCGCCGGCCAGAAGGGCACGGGCAAGTGGACCTCGGTCAACGCGCTCGACATGGGCGTGCCCGCCCCGACGATCGCCGAGTCCGTGTTCGCCCGCTGCATCTCCGCCGTGAAGGAGGAGCGTGTCGCCGCCTCGAAGATCCTCAAGGGCCCGAAGAAGAAATACCGCGGCTCCAAAAAGGCGCTCGTCCAGGCCATCCACGACGCCCTCTACTGCTCCAAGATCTGCTCGTACGCCCAGGGCTTCCAGCTCATGCGCACCGCCCAGCAGGAATACAATTGGAAGCTCAACTTCGGCGAGATCGCCCAGATATGGCGCGGCGGTTGCATCATCCGCGCGACCTTCCTCCAGAAGATCACCGAGGCCTACGCCCGCAACCCGAAGCTCGCGAACCTGCTCCTCGACGCCTACTTCAACAAGACGGTGAAGAAGGCGCAGGAGAACTGGCGCAAGGTCGTCGCCCTCGCCGCCGAGTGCGGCGTGCCGGCCCCGACCTTCAGCTCGGCGCTCGCCTACTACGACAGCTACCGCTCGGCCCGCCTGCCGGCCAACCTCCTCCAGGGCCAGCGCGACTACTTCGGCGCCCACACCTACGAGCGCACGGACAAGCCCCGCGGCAAGTTCTTCCACATTGATTGGCCGGAACCCACGCGGCCTCAATTGGAGGCCTGA
- the dnaN gene encoding DNA polymerase III subunit beta, with protein sequence MKFKINRDHFSNGLAQVLNVVGSKAAMPILSNVLIEAEKDHISLTTTNLDLGIRCRIKAEVKEGGSITLPVKRLATIVRELPNVDVSFDSTPNHQAKIASGGSNFRIMGIGAEEFPKLPDSNDDKSHTLDQGELATMLGNVAYAQSTDETRYILNGVYFSFKDGKLALVATDGRRLALVSKDLAVPAAASGAIILPAKTVAELLRLLGKGEKLTIAFNERRAAFQIETGKEAGGLTDSIFLFSKVVEGNYPNYQQVIPKETHQRIKLERELFLQCVHRAALVTSEKSNSVKIKVTSNLLEITASSPDFGEAHESMAISYSGPDLQVAFNPQFVMDPLRALTKDEVFFELKDEVSPGVFKTLESFVCVIMPVRLS encoded by the coding sequence ATGAAATTCAAGATCAACCGCGACCATTTCAGCAACGGCCTGGCCCAGGTCCTCAATGTCGTGGGATCCAAGGCGGCCATGCCCATCCTGAGCAACGTGCTCATCGAGGCGGAGAAGGACCACATTTCCCTGACGACCACCAACCTCGACCTCGGCATCCGCTGCCGCATCAAGGCCGAGGTCAAGGAAGGCGGCTCCATCACCCTGCCGGTCAAGCGCCTCGCCACCATCGTCCGCGAGCTGCCCAACGTGGATGTCTCGTTTGACTCCACCCCCAACCACCAGGCCAAGATCGCCTCCGGCGGTTCCAACTTCCGCATCATGGGCATCGGCGCCGAGGAGTTCCCGAAGCTCCCCGACTCCAACGACGACAAGAGCCACACCCTCGACCAGGGCGAACTCGCCACGATGCTCGGCAACGTCGCCTACGCCCAGTCGACCGACGAAACCCGCTACATCCTCAACGGGGTCTACTTCAGCTTCAAGGACGGCAAGCTCGCCCTCGTCGCGACCGACGGCCGCCGCCTCGCCCTCGTGAGCAAGGACCTCGCCGTGCCGGCCGCCGCCAGCGGCGCCATCATCCTCCCCGCTAAGACCGTGGCCGAGCTGCTGCGCCTCCTCGGCAAGGGCGAAAAGCTCACCATCGCCTTCAACGAACGCCGCGCGGCCTTCCAGATCGAGACCGGGAAGGAAGCTGGCGGCCTGACCGACAGCATCTTCCTCTTCTCCAAAGTGGTCGAGGGCAACTACCCGAACTACCAGCAGGTCATCCCGAAGGAGACCCACCAGCGCATCAAGCTCGAGCGCGAACTCTTCCTCCAGTGTGTCCACCGCGCCGCGCTGGTCACCTCTGAGAAGTCCAACTCGGTCAAGATCAAGGTCACTTCCAACCTCCTCGAGATCACGGCCTCCTCGCCCGATTTCGGTGAGGCCCACGAGTCGATGGCGATCTCCTACAGCGGCCCCGATCTTCAGGTCGCCTTCAATCCCCAGTTTGTGATGGATCCGCTCCGCGCCCTGACCAAGGACGAAGTCTTCTTCGAGCTGAAGGACGAGGTCAGCCCCGGCGTCTTCAAGACCCTGGAGAGCTTCGTCTGCGTCATCATGCCGGTCCGACTGAGCTGA
- the pssA gene encoding CDP-diacylglycerol--serine O-phosphatidyltransferase has product MSDLEQRENPYNVTQASRIYFLPNLMTAGNLFCGFIAVIKCIQARLITDGGEYAVSHPALTSIELYTQAVWFILAAVVFDSLDGRLARMGGRTSLFGAEFDSLADVVSFGMAPALMAFFLILAPREDYQWFRELGWLIAFVYLLCGAVRLARFNVITNPLLHRAEAESHKDFIGLPIPAAAGTLASLVLLLLNLELNARELRQWALALPFILILVSFLMVSSIRYPSFKQVNWETKTRFRTFVLVFIGVALLWRLREVAIFFIFLGYIAYGLFAHYRRVARQAQMRVLRRKVVKMKQGDSE; this is encoded by the coding sequence ATGTCTGATCTGGAACAACGGGAAAACCCCTACAACGTCACCCAGGCCAGCCGGATTTATTTCCTGCCGAACCTCATGACGGCCGGGAACCTCTTCTGCGGGTTCATCGCGGTCATCAAGTGCATCCAGGCGCGCCTGATCACGGACGGCGGCGAATACGCCGTTTCCCACCCGGCCCTGACCTCGATCGAGCTCTACACCCAGGCGGTCTGGTTCATCCTCGCGGCGGTGGTCTTCGACTCGCTCGACGGCCGCCTGGCCCGCATGGGCGGGCGCACCTCCCTCTTTGGCGCGGAGTTCGACTCGCTGGCCGATGTCGTCTCCTTCGGCATGGCCCCGGCCTTGATGGCGTTTTTCCTGATCCTGGCGCCGCGGGAGGACTACCAGTGGTTCCGCGAGCTCGGCTGGCTGATCGCCTTTGTCTACCTGCTGTGCGGGGCGGTGCGCCTCGCCCGCTTCAACGTCATCACCAACCCGCTCCTGCACCGCGCCGAGGCTGAATCCCACAAGGATTTCATTGGCCTGCCCATCCCGGCCGCCGCCGGCACGCTGGCCTCGCTCGTCCTCCTGCTGCTGAACCTGGAGCTGAACGCCCGCGAGCTGCGCCAATGGGCTCTCGCCCTGCCGTTCATCCTGATCCTGGTCTCGTTCCTGATGGTCAGCTCCATCCGCTACCCCAGCTTCAAACAGGTGAACTGGGAGACCAAGACCCGCTTCCGCACCTTCGTCCTCGTCTTCATCGGCGTGGCCCTGCTGTGGCGCCTGCGGGAGGTCGCGATCTTCTTCATTTTCCTCGGTTATATCGCGTACGGCCTCTTCGCCCATTACCGGCGCGTTGCCCGGCAAGCCCAGATGCGGGTCCTGCGCCGGAAGGTTGTGAAAATGAAGCAGGGCGATTCTGAATAA
- a CDS encoding type II toxin-antitoxin system RelE family toxin: MRELNRLDKLAQLEAIEPISRIRPSDLANPREPLGKFTRGELAYYRLRAGDFRFYFTVEGETLHTQYILHKDSLEDVLFRMKLPVSEQQLFEQHSKFWKYLDSLTK; encoded by the coding sequence ATGCGCGAGCTAAACCGGCTCGACAAGCTGGCGCAGCTCGAAGCCATCGAGCCGATCAGCCGCATCCGCCCCTCCGACCTGGCCAACCCGCGGGAACCGCTGGGCAAGTTCACGCGCGGGGAACTCGCCTACTACCGGCTGCGCGCGGGCGACTTCCGCTTCTACTTCACCGTCGAGGGCGAGACCCTCCACACCCAGTACATCCTGCACAAGGACTCCCTGGAGGACGTGCTTTTCCGCATGAAGCTGCCGGTGTCCGAGCAGCAGCTCTTCGAGCAACACTCCAAATTCTGGAAGTACCTCGACAGCCTGACCAAGTAA
- the ilvA gene encoding threonine ammonia-lyase, with amino-acid sequence MTPCPESIPLSDITGARIFCKLDNLQRTGSFKERGARNALLQLEPRQKKRGVIAASAGNHALGLAYHGQLLGIPVTVVMPDYAPLIKVSTCRKLGAVVVMAGRDFAEARARADELAAAEGLAYIHGFDDPAIIAGQGTMALEMLEQVRDADAIVCPIGGAGLLAGLAVAAKALRPGIKIIGVESGATASFTAALRARRPVTIPRRATLADGLAVLRVGDNAFRLARPRVDRVVRVTEDWIALAILRMIELEKIVVEGAAAAPLAALMAGLLPELRGKKTILTVCGGNIDPAMLSRVIEKGLVHDGRLARFTVIISDRPGGLAELTRVIAASGASIKDIAHDRAFSGPDVSAVNAVCTVETRDHAHVRELHRALRRQGFPVSVAK; translated from the coding sequence GTGACGCCCTGTCCGGAATCCATCCCGTTGTCGGACATCACCGGGGCGCGGATCTTCTGCAAACTCGACAACCTCCAGCGCACCGGCTCGTTCAAGGAACGCGGGGCGCGCAACGCGCTCCTGCAGCTGGAACCCCGGCAGAAAAAGCGCGGCGTGATCGCGGCCTCGGCCGGGAACCACGCGCTGGGCCTGGCGTATCACGGCCAGCTGCTCGGCATCCCGGTCACGGTGGTGATGCCGGACTACGCGCCGCTCATCAAGGTGAGCACCTGCCGGAAACTGGGCGCGGTCGTGGTCATGGCGGGCCGCGATTTCGCGGAGGCGCGCGCCCGGGCCGACGAGCTGGCGGCGGCGGAAGGCCTCGCCTACATCCACGGTTTTGACGACCCCGCGATCATCGCCGGCCAGGGCACGATGGCGCTGGAGATGCTCGAGCAGGTGCGCGACGCCGACGCCATCGTCTGCCCGATCGGCGGCGCCGGCCTCCTCGCCGGTCTCGCGGTCGCGGCCAAGGCGCTGCGGCCCGGGATCAAAATCATTGGCGTCGAATCCGGGGCGACGGCCAGCTTCACCGCCGCGCTCCGCGCCCGGCGGCCGGTCACCATCCCGCGCCGGGCCACGCTGGCGGACGGCCTGGCCGTGCTGCGCGTAGGCGACAACGCCTTCCGGCTGGCCCGCCCCCGGGTGGACCGCGTGGTCCGCGTGACCGAGGACTGGATCGCGCTCGCGATCCTTCGCATGATCGAGCTCGAGAAGATTGTGGTCGAGGGCGCGGCGGCCGCCCCGCTGGCCGCCTTGATGGCCGGCCTGCTGCCCGAGTTGCGCGGTAAAAAAACCATTCTCACCGTCTGCGGCGGCAACATCGACCCCGCGATGCTCAGCCGCGTCATCGAGAAGGGTCTCGTGCACGACGGCCGGCTGGCGCGTTTCACGGTGATCATCAGTGACCGCCCCGGCGGCTTGGCCGAACTGACGCGCGTCATCGCCGCGAGCGGCGCCAGCATCAAGGACATCGCCCACGACCGCGCCTTCAGCGGTCCCGATGTGTCGGCGGTCAACGCCGTGTGCACGGTCGAGACGCGCGACCATGCCCACGTCCGCGAGCTCCACCGCGCCCTGCGCCGACAGGGCTTTCCCGTCTCGGTGGCGAAATAA
- a CDS encoding AmpG family muropeptide MFS transporter, protein MESSSPQPWRWIPSLYFAQGIPYVVVMTLSVVMYKNLGVSNTAIALYTSWLYLPWVIKPLWSPFVDLFRTKRWWIVTLQFLVGAALALVALTVPGPDFFRYTLAVFWLMAFSSATHDIAADGFYLLALPPHQQAAFVGVRSTFYRLAMIAGQGGLVYLAGALQARTGDFARAWAWVFVVLAVFFVLAGLWHLAALPRPTGDTPARRSPTAGADYLAVFASFFRKPGIGIILTYLLVYRLAEAQLLKLVTPFLLDGREAGGLGLTTQQVGIVYGTIGIIALTLGGLVGGYLISRFGLRRMLWPMILTMHAPNAVFILLAVARPESLALIGTALAVEQFGYGFGFTAYMVYMMMVADGEHKTAHYALCTGFMALGMMLPGMAAGWIQEQLGYRWFFVWVCLATLPSLLATALVKIDPAYGKKAA, encoded by the coding sequence ATGGAGTCCTCCTCCCCGCAGCCCTGGCGCTGGATCCCGTCGCTCTACTTCGCCCAAGGCATTCCCTACGTCGTCGTGATGACCCTGTCGGTTGTCATGTACAAAAATCTCGGGGTCTCCAACACGGCCATCGCCCTCTACACCAGCTGGCTTTACCTCCCCTGGGTCATCAAGCCGCTCTGGTCGCCGTTCGTGGATCTCTTTCGCACGAAACGGTGGTGGATCGTCACCCTGCAGTTCCTCGTCGGCGCCGCCCTGGCGCTGGTGGCCCTGACCGTGCCGGGGCCGGATTTCTTCCGCTACACGCTGGCGGTCTTCTGGCTGATGGCGTTCAGCTCCGCGACCCATGACATCGCGGCCGACGGCTTCTACCTGCTCGCGCTGCCGCCCCACCAGCAGGCAGCATTTGTGGGTGTCCGCAGCACCTTCTACCGGCTGGCGATGATCGCGGGTCAAGGCGGTCTGGTCTACCTCGCCGGCGCGCTGCAGGCGCGGACGGGCGACTTCGCCCGCGCCTGGGCCTGGGTGTTTGTCGTGCTGGCGGTGTTCTTCGTGCTGGCCGGGCTGTGGCATCTGGCCGCGTTGCCCCGGCCGACTGGCGACACCCCGGCGCGGCGCTCGCCGACGGCGGGGGCCGACTACCTCGCGGTCTTCGCGTCGTTCTTCCGCAAGCCGGGCATCGGTATCATCCTGACCTACCTGCTGGTGTACCGGCTTGCCGAGGCCCAGCTGCTGAAGCTCGTGACGCCCTTCCTGCTCGATGGCCGCGAGGCCGGCGGGCTGGGGCTGACGACGCAGCAAGTGGGCATCGTCTACGGCACGATCGGCATCATCGCGCTGACCTTGGGCGGCCTTGTGGGCGGCTACCTGATCTCGCGCTTCGGCCTCCGGCGCATGCTGTGGCCGATGATCCTCACGATGCACGCGCCGAACGCCGTGTTCATCCTCCTGGCGGTGGCCCGGCCGGAGTCCCTGGCCCTGATCGGCACGGCGCTGGCGGTGGAGCAATTCGGCTACGGCTTCGGCTTCACCGCCTACATGGTGTACATGATGATGGTGGCCGACGGGGAGCACAAGACGGCGCACTACGCGCTGTGCACCGGCTTCATGGCGCTCGGCATGATGCTTCCCGGCATGGCCGCCGGCTGGATTCAGGAACAGCTCGGCTACCGCTGGTTCTTCGTCTGGGTCTGCCTCGCCACCCTGCCCTCGCTCCTCGCCACCGCGCTGGTCAAGATCGACCCGGCCTACGGAAAAAAAGCGGCGTAA
- a CDS encoding ATP-binding response regulator — protein sequence MRLILPAPCLRLLPLLLLAGGLGLTVPLRAEELPRITDPAWIWAMPTEQKARPHPLRLEGRVQYFDPSFKMMWLESNGVSTYVQLSARTPPLRTGQQVVIEGTIVPHDGLDRDRIQVTVREEHRPVTPLDLSGPINDIVNLGGRIVRLQGYVNSQQLIDDQHVLLNLLYENRLVTCWFPPDNPQRLPDLQGKMVRVTGLYSGRFDPTNTRMTIEIWAAAEAGIEVLGALPDDPRFNQTLTPIGEINRHASGTELRVRGRLEAQRQGERLVLRDSTGQVEILSQQFDRLEPGDLVDAVGRVAQTEGWILTGALYRRVVEPAVAGPSLADRSALTRIAEILAHGRAELAAGLAVDLTGMVTWSLPDPNFDILFLQDTTGGIRVRYDKAKTGVIHYGKYFNIKGVTRAGPTAPEVELQTYVDLGSMSHPRPRIITLETAQTGAADGEWVELRGFLRRTDSEGDWRWIRVTTPTGEFTGHLQSPVNFVANPGSLIRVRGVCDVIPGAPGQPSSVTLRVPFLHDITIERDAPANYYDLPRRALEDLEKIGTAGDMQRVRVTGTVVHAVPGRQLYLQEGSTGLLVLSADNQEVQPGDRIEAVGILGREGGHTVLREAVFRRTASGAAPVPEDLADVGILDPNKDFRLGRVRGTLLAVFHEPTRSRLTLQQGPMIFDVRLERPEGTPPPPLELTAELAVTGIYKVTFDDARMARGFELLARSPADIVVTRPARLWTVRRALAVAGLLGGCVLLGTAWITMLRRRVRAQTEVIRQHLEQRARHEAGVQNAARLESLGVLAGGIAHDFNNLLTVFMGNVSLMKLSPSVMATEAPRVAEIERGLLRARDLARQLLTFASGGEPLCVPVDMAALVRTAAASALRGSLVGAEQAGAVDLWPGHGDHDQLMQVVQNLVQNAREAMPGGGTVRLALANETIPSGASGGLAPGRYVRLTVSDQGPGIPAAVLPKIFDPYFTTRPGARGLGLATVYSVITRHGGRVEAASPPGSGAVLTLWLPAVPARSDPSVEAAPAPGPGAPAAATETTKPRVLFMDDEESLRVLASAVLRRMGLDPVAVPDGQSALREFKEARNAGRPFALLIMDLTIPGGMGGKETIAAVRQLDPAVPAIVSSGYSSDPVMANYQGHGFQAVVPKPFDVAALSAAVCRFIPQAKPM from the coding sequence GTGCGCCTGATCCTGCCTGCGCCCTGTCTCCGCTTACTCCCCCTGCTCCTGTTGGCCGGCGGGTTGGGGCTGACGGTGCCGCTCCGGGCGGAGGAGCTGCCGCGCATCACCGATCCGGCCTGGATCTGGGCGATGCCGACCGAGCAAAAAGCCCGGCCGCATCCGCTCCGCCTCGAGGGTCGGGTCCAATACTTCGATCCGAGTTTCAAGATGATGTGGCTCGAGAGCAACGGGGTGAGCACCTATGTCCAGCTCTCCGCGCGGACCCCGCCCCTGCGCACCGGCCAGCAGGTCGTGATCGAGGGCACGATCGTGCCGCACGACGGACTGGACCGCGACCGCATCCAGGTCACCGTGCGGGAGGAGCACCGTCCGGTGACCCCGCTCGACCTGAGCGGTCCCATCAACGACATCGTGAACCTCGGCGGGCGCATCGTGCGGCTGCAGGGCTACGTCAACAGCCAGCAACTCATCGACGACCAGCATGTCCTGCTGAACCTGCTGTACGAAAACCGCCTCGTCACCTGCTGGTTCCCGCCCGACAACCCCCAGCGCCTGCCGGACCTGCAGGGAAAAATGGTCCGCGTGACGGGGCTGTACTCCGGCCGCTTCGACCCGACGAACACGCGCATGACGATCGAGATCTGGGCGGCGGCGGAAGCGGGGATCGAGGTGCTGGGCGCGTTGCCGGACGATCCGCGGTTCAACCAGACGCTCACGCCGATCGGGGAGATCAACCGCCACGCCAGCGGGACCGAACTGCGGGTGCGGGGCCGGCTCGAGGCCCAGCGCCAGGGGGAGAGGCTCGTGCTGCGGGATTCCACCGGGCAGGTGGAAATCCTTTCGCAGCAGTTTGACCGCCTGGAACCGGGCGATCTGGTCGACGCGGTGGGCCGGGTGGCGCAGACCGAGGGCTGGATCCTCACCGGCGCGCTTTACCGGCGCGTGGTGGAGCCAGCCGTGGCCGGCCCGAGCCTGGCCGACCGGTCGGCCCTCACCCGCATCGCCGAGATCCTGGCCCACGGCCGGGCCGAGCTGGCCGCCGGCCTCGCGGTCGACCTGACGGGCATGGTCACCTGGTCGCTGCCCGACCCGAATTTCGACATCCTGTTCCTGCAGGACACCACCGGCGGCATCCGGGTGCGTTACGACAAGGCGAAGACCGGGGTCATCCACTACGGGAAATATTTCAACATCAAGGGTGTCACCCGCGCCGGCCCGACCGCCCCGGAGGTGGAGCTGCAGACCTACGTGGATCTCGGTTCCATGAGCCACCCGCGGCCGCGGATCATCACGCTGGAAACGGCGCAGACCGGCGCGGCCGACGGCGAGTGGGTGGAGCTCCGCGGCTTCCTGCGCCGCACGGACTCCGAGGGCGACTGGCGCTGGATCCGCGTCACCACGCCGACCGGGGAATTCACCGGCCACCTGCAGTCCCCGGTCAACTTCGTGGCCAACCCCGGCTCCCTCATCCGCGTGCGCGGGGTCTGCGACGTGATCCCGGGCGCCCCCGGCCAGCCGAGCAGCGTCACCCTGCGCGTCCCGTTCCTGCATGACATCACCATCGAGCGGGACGCGCCGGCGAATTATTATGACCTGCCGCGCCGCGCGCTGGAGGATCTGGAAAAGATCGGGACCGCGGGCGATATGCAGCGGGTGCGGGTCACCGGCACGGTGGTGCATGCGGTGCCGGGCCGGCAGCTTTACCTCCAGGAAGGATCCACCGGCTTGCTGGTGCTCAGCGCGGACAACCAGGAGGTGCAGCCGGGGGACCGGATCGAGGCCGTGGGCATCCTCGGGCGCGAGGGCGGGCACACCGTCCTGCGTGAAGCCGTGTTTCGCCGGACGGCCTCGGGGGCGGCGCCGGTGCCGGAGGATCTGGCCGATGTTGGCATCCTTGATCCGAACAAGGATTTCCGGCTCGGCCGCGTGCGGGGCACGCTGCTGGCGGTGTTCCATGAGCCGACCCGCAGCCGGCTGACGCTGCAGCAGGGCCCGATGATCTTTGATGTGCGGCTGGAACGGCCGGAAGGCACGCCGCCGCCGCCGCTGGAACTCACCGCCGAGCTGGCGGTCACCGGCATCTACAAGGTGACCTTTGATGATGCGCGGATGGCCCGGGGTTTTGAGCTGCTGGCGCGTTCGCCAGCCGACATCGTCGTCACGCGGCCGGCCCGGCTTTGGACGGTGCGCCGGGCGTTGGCCGTGGCGGGCCTCCTCGGCGGCTGCGTGCTGCTCGGGACCGCCTGGATTACGATGCTGCGCCGCCGGGTCCGGGCGCAGACGGAGGTCATCCGGCAGCATCTGGAGCAGCGGGCCCGGCATGAGGCCGGGGTGCAGAATGCCGCCCGGCTCGAATCACTCGGGGTGCTGGCGGGCGGCATCGCCCATGATTTCAACAACCTGCTCACGGTTTTCATGGGCAACGTGTCCCTGATGAAGTTGTCCCCGTCGGTCATGGCGACCGAGGCCCCGCGCGTGGCGGAGATCGAGCGCGGCCTCCTGCGGGCGCGGGATCTGGCGCGGCAGCTTCTCACGTTTGCCAGCGGCGGCGAGCCGTTGTGTGTGCCGGTGGACATGGCGGCCCTTGTGCGCACCGCTGCGGCCAGTGCGTTGCGCGGTTCCCTTGTCGGCGCCGAGCAGGCGGGGGCGGTGGACCTGTGGCCCGGCCACGGGGACCACGACCAGCTGATGCAGGTCGTGCAGAATCTCGTGCAGAATGCGCGGGAGGCGATGCCGGGGGGTGGCACCGTGCGCCTGGCGCTGGCTAATGAAACCATCCCGTCGGGTGCGTCCGGCGGCCTGGCCCCCGGCCGTTACGTGCGGCTGACCGTGAGTGATCAGGGCCCCGGGATTCCGGCGGCGGTGCTCCCGAAGATTTTCGATCCCTATTTCACCACCCGCCCCGGCGCGCGCGGCCTCGGTCTGGCCACGGTTTATTCGGTCATCACCCGCCATGGCGGCCGGGTGGAGGCGGCCTCACCCCCGGGGAGCGGCGCCGTGCTGACGTTGTGGTTGCCGGCGGTGCCCGCCCGGTCGGACCCGTCGGTTGAGGCGGCCCCGGCGCCGGGCCCCGGCGCCCCGGCCGCGGCGACCGAGACGACCAAACCGCGGGTCCTCTTCATGGACGACGAGGAGAGCCTGCGCGTGCTGGCCAGCGCGGTGTTGCGGCGCATGGGTCTCGATCCGGTCGCGGTGCCGGATGGGCAAAGCGCCCTGCGCGAGTTCAAGGAGGCCAGGAATGCCGGGCGGCCCTTTGCGCTTTTGATCATGGACCTCACGATTCCGGGCGGGATGGGCGGCAAGGAAACCATCGCCGCCGTGCGGCAGCTGGATCCAGCGGTGCCGGCGATCGTGTCGAGCGGTTACTCCAGTGATCCCGTGATGGCGAACTACCAGGGCCACGGCTTCCAAGCCGTGGTGCCCAAGCCGTTCGACGTGGCCGCGCTGTCGGCGGCGGTCTGCCGGTTCATCCCCCAGGCGAAGCCGATGTGA
- a CDS encoding M48 family metalloprotease, which yields MNARLSLLGLAATLLLAGVPASAQLDFGKLSKGLDKLKQGLDTGKDAAKVAKGVTGIGPVEERNIGDAVALEIIAKYGGLDRDPDVLRHVNLVGRALAQFSDRPDLEWRFAVLASDSVNAFSAPGGYVFITRGLYERADSDDVLAGILGHEIAHITQRHALKIVERNEAAAGGKSLLLKRSSDARELNSQVEEANRELGVDLGALAKAIIETGFDAPTEYEADREGRLLAVSNGFAPGGLRAVLAGLRQTGEDRRTMFATHPPLGERLQRLPDEPAPRPRRRRRAPCRPPSPPTGNRRSWPS from the coding sequence ATGAACGCCCGCCTATCTCTCCTCGGCCTCGCCGCCACCCTGCTGCTGGCCGGCGTCCCCGCCTCCGCGCAGCTCGATTTCGGCAAACTTTCCAAGGGACTCGACAAACTCAAGCAGGGCCTCGACACCGGCAAGGACGCCGCGAAGGTGGCAAAGGGCGTCACCGGCATCGGCCCCGTGGAGGAGCGCAACATTGGCGACGCCGTGGCGCTCGAGATCATCGCGAAGTACGGCGGCCTCGACCGCGATCCCGACGTCCTGCGCCACGTCAACCTTGTGGGCCGCGCCCTCGCGCAGTTCTCCGACCGGCCCGACCTCGAGTGGCGCTTCGCCGTGCTCGCCTCCGACTCCGTCAACGCCTTCTCCGCCCCCGGCGGCTACGTCTTCATCACCCGCGGGCTCTATGAGCGCGCGGACAGCGACGATGTGCTCGCCGGCATCCTCGGCCATGAGATCGCCCACATCACCCAGCGGCACGCACTGAAGATCGTCGAGCGCAACGAGGCCGCCGCCGGCGGCAAGAGCCTCCTGCTCAAGCGCAGCAGCGACGCCCGCGAACTGAACAGTCAGGTCGAGGAAGCCAACCGCGAGCTCGGCGTGGACCTGGGCGCCCTGGCCAAGGCGATCATCGAGACCGGCTTCGACGCCCCGACGGAATACGAGGCCGACCGCGAGGGCCGACTCCTGGCCGTCAGCAACGGCTTCGCTCCCGGCGGCCTGCGCGCCGTGCTGGCCGGGCTCCGCCAGACCGGCGAGGATCGGCGGACGATGTTCGCCACGCACCCCCCGCTGGGCGAGCGCCTCCAGCGCCTGCCCGACGAGCCCGCCCCCCGGCCACGCCGCCGCCGCCGCGCGCCCTGCCGGCCACCTTCACCGCCGACGGGGAACCGGCGCAGCTGGCCAAGCTGA